aacacaacagtatacaacaaCGTGATATAACAGTATCTTATGCAATTCAACGATGTCTAACATTTTCACATAATCCAAGTAATACTTATACAATTTGATCATATTAATAACCTCAATTCGTCATAACTAGCTTCTCAGATCATTATTTATATCCTATACATCTTTCATTGTTATCCTAAAGTTCAACTCACAACTACTCGTGCGACAAAACCACAAGAAACCTAAACACGGCAGTCTgtcaagcactagctcgcgaggcgagagcctctactcgccacggcgagttagggtaaaacgCTCAAGAATCCATTCTGACTCATTTCcgagttcaatctcattctaaaactttgcctaatcattaaggtacatgttcaggccctcataaacatccaaggttaaactcacagctcaaaaatgCAAAATCGTGCAAGCTCTCTGTccacactcgctatggcgagtagacttgctcgctatggcgagctgcgtagtgaaactcgcgaggcgaacaactcctgctcgcgaggcgagcgatgatcttcatcactcgctatggcgaggatcatcactcgggaggcgagcgatgaatatcagtACGGCCAGATTACGggttttctcaaaaattcacccaaacccattgttctaaccttaaaactgattctaaacatcaatatatgaaacatctagggtctgttcatcatttctacatcaattcaccctaatcccatcatttaatcatcaattctcatcataaccctaattcccaattctccagatttattcataacttttgttaaaacataatcagaatcatatacactaaaattaatgtaagttagcctcacccttaccttagataatcgaaatcgcagcccttcttggtgctcttcccttttcttgacttttctcccttttctctgttgtacgtgaaaaactctccctttttcttattttctaattcttttatAGATATATTCtcccaatattcactttactcccactaaatttacttaattctcgtataaccccaaaaactccaattaaattctatttctcacttattctattaaataataaaaatagtcatttaatttaatataccacaccacaaaatcaacgtaaatcatttaaaaatcatataaaaaactttaaatcaactaaaaatatttaaataaaaatgaggcGTTACACTTAATCTTATCCACACCTGTATTTATCATTTTACAATACTAACATTACTATTTTATTAGTAttgtaaaatgataaataatacgTGACAATTTAGTTGTGTCTATACAACATATAATGAGTAGTTTATTATAATGTTGATATCAAACACATAATAGCTGGAATGAGTAGTTTattataatgttgttgataTCAAACACATAATAGCttgccatttaaaaaataataatagttagACCAGGATAGTGCGGCACAAGtaacaaatacttaaatatcTTAATTATTTCGTTTAGAGTTCAGTTAATGGCATGtacttatgaaaaaaaaatattttacagagatCAACTCGAGTCtcagttatatattttttttaacaagctaaaatgaaattatattaccaAACGCGATAGCAATCTCTTAACATAAGGTGTGTCTAAAAGACCACTATTAACAAACAAAGAGAAACAAAGTAACAAAGTCAAGAGGAAACAACCTCCAGTGATTAGCTAATGCCCAAACAAACCATAGGACTTGACCACCACATCTGagttccaaaaacaaaagtggcttttttagctttcagccGCGCTAAAGATAACAACTTAATTTTATCAAGTAATCTAGGAACCTCGGTAATCACATTTTTAAACAAACGATTGTTACGCTCATTCCAAATCACCCAAGATGACAAAAGCCATATTAACTGTAGAAAAGACCTCCTAGCTTTGCCGAAACCTGACATCCTAGTGAACTGCACAAAGTGATGAGAAATAATGTTGGAGTCAACCCCCACACAACCTATCCATTGCCGCACCTGCTCCCATAATACCGCAAAAGACGGGCATGAAAGAAATAAGTGATCTGTTGTTTCAATCATACCACAACCTGCCACACACAGAGCAGTGTCTAACTGTAAGATACCATGTGCTGCCAAATTTGCTCTCGTCGGTAACCGATCCCTAATGAGACTCCAAGCAAAGATCAATATCTTCAAAGGAACCTGATGATGCCAAACCAATTCCAAAGCACTATCCTTGTTGGGATTGACAGTCGCTGTAAGGACCTCATAAGCACCTCGAACTTTGAAACCTCCAATGGGGTCAGGAAGCCAAACCCAAGAATCTGAAATATTAGGAAACAAAGAAACATCAAGCAGTAAGAccctacactcctctaataAACCCTCCTCCCACGTTCACAACCTCCGCCTCCAACTCCACCCCTCCCCATCTCAGTTATATCTTAAGGGGATTAATTTTACCAATTGCACATAGATGATACTTTtggtgttttaaaaaaataaataatagcaTATCACATCTTTATCCTGtcatatttaactattttatcctatgtattataaccTGATTACGAAAGGATCAGAGAAATTTGAACACGTGTTGTTAGATTACatgttacaaaaatatatactcTTTAAAATTGTACGttcaatattttgaaaatttaaaaatttattttttcaataaaacttatGTTTTAATTCCCTTTTCACCTCTTTAACTTGTGTTTATGACTGATAATGAACCTGCAAGTTAATTTGAATGTACTTCGAAATTCAATTTGATGATTAACACGTtgaatttggttcatgaaccaaactgTTATTGCTCtttataacttaattttaattcaatattttcattttaaaaaaacaaaaggataaatagtcattttgatcCTGGATATGTAACGAGTAGCCACAATATTCCTTGAATgtatctaaattttaaaatggtcCCTAGTCATGCGCttcattaatcaaaatagtctATTACATTAAAATGTTCCGTTAATATTTATCATATCAATCCCTCAACATATTAATTAACTTATTGTTAtatcaattctattaagtacTTATATATTGTCATATAAGTCCCTACAAAAGAAGAGTTATTGTCAATATTGAAAGACTATTTTACGGATAGGGACTATTTTGACCAACATATTGCACAATCAATGACTATTGAATTTCTTTACATCCAGGGATTATTATAGCTATTTGTTACATATTCAAggatcaaaatgactattatccTAAAAATAAAGGTCAACGAAAAAAAATTACGACATTTGAATTATGTTATtcgaataaaataattgaacctAATGAATCTAATCGAACTATTGATGAACTATAAACAAACTAAACttcttattaaaaattatgttcGTTATATAATTGAgctatatataatttgaatagTTTGATTCACGAGTTAACTCGATCATTATCATTATtcttatatgtgtgtgtgtgatgcTTACATGTAATTTTATAGTATaagaaaagttaaaaatgagCCGAGTCGAATTAAACTGATCTAAGCTTGACTCGATAATAATTGATTAAGTTCGAAAATCGACTCTAGTTTGACACGAACATTTTTTAAGTCAGATTCTAAACAATGTTTAAGTTGACTTGGTTCAATGTAGTTTGAATTCGAATGACCGAGTGATGGTGGGAAGAAGGGAGAGTAAGGACAGCTGACCGACCTCTCCGTGGGACATGAGAGAAGACAAATTGCATGATGATATTGCAACACAAACACTCTTTcacattttctctctttctttgtcACTCTCCTACGTTAATAAAAGTTAGATTTCCTTCTTGATTTTTGGGGAAAATCACCTAATACAGCCTTCAATGGCTCAATCCTTTTCTTTGTAGATTTACTTGATAACCTTCCAACTAATTTATGTCTACCTATATAGGTAGCACCTAATACCAATTGAAACGGTCCATAACTCAGTGTCATTCTAAAGTCTAAACATAAAAACGATGAAATAAAAACCAACGTTCCAGTCTCTGATTTTAAACCACCGATCATGGAATCAATTGgtcatcaataataaacatcattttgaatatatatactccactaaaaaaatcaaggatTAGCACTTCAACACCTTAGTTTGTAAACCCCAAGTAGTATGGGTAGTAAATTGAATCTTATAGGAAGAAAAAAgacatttatttttctttgagagAAAAAAGACATATTTATAAAACCATATATATGACTATGTGGGTAGTGTGATATAAGTCTCACATTTGATAGTAAAATGGGTGTTGAATAATATATaagtgagaaaaataaaaaatataatatcttaagttttttttgttaaaaaatgacgATCAGTCAATTTATGTGGTTGTTCAAAGTTCAATATAGATGATTGTTCAGACTTCCCTCGTAAATCAATAATGGTTTTAGAGTCGTGATCGATTCCTTGTGTTGAGAGTCTTTATGACAATAGTGGTCAACCAACGTGTAGGTTAAAGTCCTTCAACCGAATTCGAACATAAAAATTGTaacattttatcatttaattcAAACCAATTAAACTAACTAATTCcacttaattttaaatttatctaaGTAAGTTGGCTTGAAAATCGACCTACCCATgtccctttttcttttttgagactAACTTTTATTGGTGGTATTATTTTTAGGCTAACCTACCCATATGTCACAAAAGCTTTCAAAGTCACGAATTAATATTACCCCGTGAAAATCTACAATTACTTCTTAACAACCGTTGATGTTCATTGGATTTATACATTTcacaaaatgcatgtttggAGCAATAGTATTAGCGTGATGTCTGGTGAATATGTTCTCATAGTTACTtcgtcaaaataaaaaaataaaaaaatgttctcATAATTACtaacaaattaatatattttctttggtGAGATTTTGAATTCACGAACGTTagtatgatttgttttttttgtttttgttagtaTGATTTGTTTAAACATTGAAATTAGATACGATGCCATTACtcgacataaataaatattaaataaaatccaCCACTCCCTTTTCAACCAGAAGAAAAGTAAATTATATAGATAGTTCATAGGAACATAAAATTATTGTTTCAAAACGTAGTTATAAAAGAATTAtttattcttctttatcatatcATCAATTTCAAAACGTAGTTACAAAAtaattctttaaattattttgattcttttgcATAAAAACAAga
Above is a genomic segment from Medicago truncatula cultivar Jemalong A17 chromosome 5, MtrunA17r5.0-ANR, whole genome shotgun sequence containing:
- the LOC112421939 gene encoding uncharacterized protein — protein: MGRGGVGGGDSWVWLPDPIGGFKVRGAYEVLTATVNPNKDSALELVWHHQVPLKILIFAWSLIRDRLPTRANLAAHGILQLDTALCVAGCGMIETTDHLFLSCPSFAVLWEQVRQWIGCVGVDSNIISHHFVQFTRMSGFGKARRSFLQLIWLLSSWVIWNERNNRLFKNVITEVPRLLDKIKLLSLARLKAKKATFVFGTQMWWSSPMVCLGIS